A region of Massilia sp. WG5 DNA encodes the following proteins:
- a CDS encoding DEAD/DEAH box helicase, giving the protein MSFASLGLIDQIVRTLDSLDYKSPTAVQSQAIPAVLAGRDVMAAAQTGTGKTAGFALPLLQRLTEDGMQVNSNSARALVMVPTRELAEQVYQSVRAYGEGLPLRSMVAYGGVSINPQMMRLRKGVDVLVATPGRLLDLQRQNALRLNQVQTLVLDEADRMLDLGFSRDIDQLLALLPKRRQTLLFSATFSDPIRALATKMLRDPVSIDASPRNTTVKAIRQWIVPVDKKRKPELFLHLLKRHAWPQALAFVKTRKGVDQLVELLASKGFSADSIHGDKPQSARLRALERFKAGEVRILVATDVAARGIDIDELPVVVNVDLPIVAEDYVHRSGRTGRAGASGEAVSLVCADEVQQLAAIEALTKQALERREEAGFEPDHRVPETNASGEIVKKPKKPKKPKHGASAKADAPVVQEDVRFRR; this is encoded by the coding sequence TCGTTCGCTTCGCTCGGCCTGATCGACCAGATCGTCCGCACCCTAGACTCCCTCGACTACAAGTCGCCCACCGCCGTGCAGTCGCAGGCGATTCCCGCGGTGCTGGCCGGACGCGACGTGATGGCCGCCGCCCAGACCGGCACCGGCAAGACCGCCGGCTTCGCCCTGCCCCTGCTGCAGCGCCTTACTGAGGACGGCATGCAGGTGAACAGCAACTCGGCGCGTGCGCTGGTGATGGTGCCGACCCGCGAACTGGCCGAGCAGGTCTACCAGAGCGTGCGCGCCTACGGCGAAGGCCTGCCGCTGCGCAGCATGGTGGCTTACGGCGGCGTCAGCATCAATCCGCAGATGATGCGCCTGCGTAAGGGCGTCGACGTGCTGGTGGCCACCCCCGGCCGCCTGCTCGACCTGCAGCGGCAAAACGCGCTGCGCCTCAACCAGGTGCAGACCCTGGTGCTCGACGAAGCCGACCGCATGCTCGACCTGGGCTTTTCGCGCGACATCGACCAGCTGCTGGCCCTGCTGCCGAAGCGCCGCCAGACCCTGCTCTTTTCCGCGACCTTCTCCGATCCGATCCGCGCGCTGGCGACGAAGATGCTGCGCGACCCGGTCAGCATCGACGCCAGCCCGCGCAACACGACCGTGAAGGCAATCCGGCAGTGGATCGTCCCGGTCGACAAGAAGCGCAAGCCGGAACTGTTCCTGCACCTGCTGAAGCGCCACGCCTGGCCGCAGGCGCTGGCGTTCGTGAAGACCCGCAAGGGCGTCGACCAGCTGGTCGAGCTGCTGGCGTCAAAAGGCTTCAGCGCCGACTCCATCCACGGCGACAAGCCGCAGTCTGCGCGCCTGCGCGCGCTGGAGCGCTTCAAGGCCGGCGAGGTGCGGATCCTGGTGGCCACCGACGTCGCCGCGCGCGGCATCGACATCGACGAGCTGCCGGTGGTGGTGAACGTCGACCTGCCGATCGTGGCCGAGGACTACGTCCACCGCAGCGGCCGCACGGGCCGCGCCGGCGCCTCGGGCGAGGCGGTGTCGCTGGTCTGCGCCGACGAGGTGCAGCAGCTGGCGGCGATCGAGGCGCTGACGAAGCAGGCGCTGGAACGCCGCGAGGAAGCGGGCTTCGAACCCGACCACCGCGTGCCGGAAACGAATGCCAGCGGCGAGATCGTCAAGAAACCGAAGAAGCCGAAAAAGCCGAAGCACGGGGCTTCGGCCAAGGCGGATGCGCCGGTGGTGCAGGAAGACGTACGTTTCCGCCGCTGA